In Topomyia yanbarensis strain Yona2022 chromosome 2, ASM3024719v1, whole genome shotgun sequence, one DNA window encodes the following:
- the LOC131683096 gene encoding uncharacterized protein LOC131683096 isoform X1, which translates to MKKWFCINKKCTSFVNTAHKELPQPFKINVLQIKNTLPSKLNTIPERLLLISRSNLLRKMYDFNINAIPGIAYINSALTHQINTAAVNLEISAIQNFNNSQNNVSKKNQSRTQFMKNRKQKQHYLARDSIPNFQTYFSNTKQPNPMYITSSIVKKPRIVQKVSKSAIPRKYDALMDHLGISGYNHFELAVIRDLEKREEQKVEATIHTLFENTNRFNAKVVKQTASNTNSSPLPPVEWLHGQSSSFDQINQTKENCSTHKSWKKVLALPSDILISNEFFKIEPELARENKYRNKTSASNVHHRKNFISSSVLSIITPMPVHSLSTNRMDRKDGQHAACISSSSASNCFNKTPNDIEKVVEKRHEQFKSIALRTKSSTTEITPTTSVSVPITNKQLIQSSRKMISNRNTSFRNLLFRTHSQTKKNNNTKMSTNRGTIKFSDYLRNPQNDFL; encoded by the coding sequence CACATCATTCGTTAATACGGCTCATAAGGAGTTACCACAAccattcaaaattaatgttttacaaataaaaaatacgctGCCATCAAAATTGAATACTATACCAGAACGACTACTTTTAATATCCAGAAGCAATTTGCTAAGAAAAATGTACGACTTTAATATAAATGCCATTCCAGGCATCGCATATATTAATTCAGCGCTCACTCACCAAATTAATACAGCTGCAGTTAATCTAGAAATTTCGGCGATTCAAAATTTCAACAACTCGCAGAATaacgtttcaaaaaaaaatcaatctcgtactcaattcatgaaaaatcgtaaacaaaagCAACATTACTTGGCACGTGATTCAATACCGAATTTCCAAACGTATTTTTCAAACACGAAACAACCGAATCCAATGTACATTACTTCTTCAATTGTCAAGAAACCAAGAATTGTCCAAAAAGTCTCAAAATCAGCTATACCTAGAAAGTATGATGCACTAATGGACCATTTGGGTATATCAGGATACAATCATTTCGAACTCGCCGTGATACGCGATTTAGAAAAACGCGAAGAACAAAAAGTTGAAGCAACTATACATACTTTGTTTGAGAATACAAATCGATTTAATGCAAAAGTGGTTAAACAAACTGCATCGAATACGAATAGTTCACCACTGCCTCCAGTAGAATGGCTGCATGGCCAAAGTTCTTCATTTGATCAGATAAACCAAACTAAGGAAAATTGTAGTACCCATAAATCGTGGAAAAAGGTGCTAGCGTTGCCTTCAGACATTCTTATATCAAATGAATTCTTTAAAATTGAACCTGAGCTAGCCAGAGAAAACAAATATAGGAACAAAACTAGTGCATCAAATGTTCACCATAGAAAGAATTTTATAAGTTCAAGTGTGTTGAGCATAATTACCCCTATGCCAGTTCATAGTTTAAGTACAAATAGGATGGATCGAAAAGATGGCCAACATGCTGCTTGTATCTCGAGTAGCAGTGCTTCAAACTGCTTCAATAAAACGCCTAATGATATTGAAAAAGTTGTCGAGAAACGTCATGAACAGTTTAAGTCAATCGCTCTTAGGACAAAAAGCTCAACTACAGAAATCACCCCGACAACATCCGTATCCGTGCCTATAACTAACAAACAATTAATTCAATCATcgcgaaaaatgatatcgaatcgCAATACTTCATTTCGTAATTTACTCTTCCGAACACAttctcaaacaaaaaaaaacaataacacAAAAATGAGTACGAATCGAGGAACTATCAAATTTAGTGACTATTTGAGAAATCCCCAAAATGATTTCTTATAA
- the LOC131683096 gene encoding uncharacterized protein LOC131683096 isoform X3, whose amino-acid sequence MYDFNINAIPGIAYINSALTHQINTAAVNLEISAIQNFNNSQNNVSKKNQSRTQFMKNRKQKQHYLARDSIPNFQTYFSNTKQPNPMYITSSIVKKPRIVQKVSKSAIPRKYDALMDHLGISGYNHFELAVIRDLEKREEQKVEATIHTLFENTNRFNAKVVKQTASNTNSSPLPPVEWLHGQSSSFDQINQTKENCSTHKSWKKVLALPSDILISNEFFKIEPELARENKYRNKTSASNVHHRKNFISSSVLSIITPMPVHSLSTNRMDRKDGQHAACISSSSASNCFNKTPNDIEKVVEKRHEQFKSIALRTKSSTTEITPTTSVSVPITNKQLIQSSRKMISNRNTSFRNLLFRTHSQTKKNNNTKMSTNRGTIKFSDYLRNPQNDFL is encoded by the coding sequence ATGTACGACTTTAATATAAATGCCATTCCAGGCATCGCATATATTAATTCAGCGCTCACTCACCAAATTAATACAGCTGCAGTTAATCTAGAAATTTCGGCGATTCAAAATTTCAACAACTCGCAGAATaacgtttcaaaaaaaaatcaatctcgtactcaattcatgaaaaatcgtaaacaaaagCAACATTACTTGGCACGTGATTCAATACCGAATTTCCAAACGTATTTTTCAAACACGAAACAACCGAATCCAATGTACATTACTTCTTCAATTGTCAAGAAACCAAGAATTGTCCAAAAAGTCTCAAAATCAGCTATACCTAGAAAGTATGATGCACTAATGGACCATTTGGGTATATCAGGATACAATCATTTCGAACTCGCCGTGATACGCGATTTAGAAAAACGCGAAGAACAAAAAGTTGAAGCAACTATACATACTTTGTTTGAGAATACAAATCGATTTAATGCAAAAGTGGTTAAACAAACTGCATCGAATACGAATAGTTCACCACTGCCTCCAGTAGAATGGCTGCATGGCCAAAGTTCTTCATTTGATCAGATAAACCAAACTAAGGAAAATTGTAGTACCCATAAATCGTGGAAAAAGGTGCTAGCGTTGCCTTCAGACATTCTTATATCAAATGAATTCTTTAAAATTGAACCTGAGCTAGCCAGAGAAAACAAATATAGGAACAAAACTAGTGCATCAAATGTTCACCATAGAAAGAATTTTATAAGTTCAAGTGTGTTGAGCATAATTACCCCTATGCCAGTTCATAGTTTAAGTACAAATAGGATGGATCGAAAAGATGGCCAACATGCTGCTTGTATCTCGAGTAGCAGTGCTTCAAACTGCTTCAATAAAACGCCTAATGATATTGAAAAAGTTGTCGAGAAACGTCATGAACAGTTTAAGTCAATCGCTCTTAGGACAAAAAGCTCAACTACAGAAATCACCCCGACAACATCCGTATCCGTGCCTATAACTAACAAACAATTAATTCAATCATcgcgaaaaatgatatcgaatcgCAATACTTCATTTCGTAATTTACTCTTCCGAACACAttctcaaacaaaaaaaaacaataacacAAAAATGAGTACGAATCGAGGAACTATCAAATTTAGTGACTATTTGAGAAATCCCCAAAATGATTTCTTATAA